Within Deinococcus actinosclerus, the genomic segment GGTCGGTCTCGGCCAACCATTCGAACACGTCGGCCTGGACGGTCTCGTGCGGGGCGCTCAGTTTGGGGTTCAGGGCGTAGTTGCGTTCGGCGCTGTCCAGCGCGTGCGCGCTGATGTCGAGGCTGACGACGTGCGCCGCCCCGCCCCGCGCGGCGTACAGCGAAAAGCCTCCGCTGAACGAGAAGGCGTTCAGGATCCGGCGGCCCCGGGCGTACTTCTCTACGCGGCGGCGGTTGTCACGCTGGTCGAGGAAGAAGCCGGTCTTCTGGCCGCGCAGGACCTCCGCCTCGAAAGCCAGCCCCGTCTCGTGGAACACGACCGTGCCACTCCCGACACTGCCCGCCAGGAGCTGCCCGTCGAACAGGCCGTCCTCGCGCGCGCGGGTCTGGATGTTGCGGCTCAGGCGCAGCACCAGCGCAAAGTCCGGAAAGCGCTCCGCGAGGAGGCCCAGGATGCGCTCCAGGTGCGGGAACCACGCGGCGGTGTACAGCTTCACGACCAGCGTGCTCGCGTAGCGGTCCACGACCAGTCCGGGGAAGCCGTCGGACTCGCCGTTCACCACGCGGTACCCGTCGGTGTCCGGGCCGAACAGCGGCGCGCGGCGCAGCAGCGCCTCGTCCAGCCGCCCGGCCCACCACGCGTCGTCCAGGGTGGCCGGGGTGCCCTGGTGCAGCACCCGCACGCGCAGCGGGCTGTCCGGGTCGAACAGCCCGATCGCCAGGAAGCGGTCGCGGCGATCGTAGATCACGGCGAGTTCACCCGCGTCGCCGTCACGGTTCTGGGCGCGCAGGCTGGACTCGTACACCCAGGGGTGCCCGGCGCGCACGTGCGCCTCGGCGGCTGGGGAGACCCGCAACCTCAGGCGGGCACGGGTGGGGGCGGCGGGAGCGTCCGGCATCCCTCCAGGGTACCGCACGGGCCACAAAATGCGGGAGGGGGCGGGTGCCACGCGGGCCCGCCCCCTCCCCTGCCGCGCCCGACTCAGGCGGCCGGCACGTCCCGCTCCGGGCGGGGGGCCAGGGCGCGCAGCACCAGCGGGGCCAGCACGGTCGTGAGCAGCACCATGAGGAGCACCTCCGCGTACACCTGCTTGCCGATCACGCCCGCCGCGAGGCCCAGGCTGGCGACGATCAGGCCCACCTCGCCACGCGGGACCATGCCCACGCCGACCAGCAGCGACTGCCGCCCGCCCATGCTGCGCGCGCCGATCAGGCCGCCCGCGACCTTGCCGATGACGGCCAGCACCGTCAGGATCAGGCCCGCGACGATCACGGTGGTGTTCCCCAGCACGCTCAGGTCCAGCTGCAAACCCACGACCACGAAGAACACCGGCGCGAGGAAGGACTCCAGCGCGTGCACCTTCGACTCGAATTCCAGTTCGTCCTTCACCTCGGCCAGCACCATGCCGGCCAGGAACGCCCCGATGATGGGCGCGAGACCCGCCACGGTGCTCAGCGCGGCCACGCCCAGGCCCACCACGATCGCCACGTTGAACATGCGCGACAGGCTCAGGTTCCGCAGACGGGGCTGGAAGCGGCGGATCAGCGGAATGCCCACCGCGAGCACCAGCGCCACGAAGCCCACGCTGAGGCCCAGGATCAGCCCCACCTGCCCGGCACTCATGCTCTCCCCGGCGCCCAGGCCGCTCACGACCGCCAGCAGCGTCAGGCCCAGGATGTCGTCAATGACGGCCGCGCCCAGGATCACCTGCGCGAACCGCGCGTCCAGCACGCCCATCTCCTGCAACACCTTCGCGGTGATGCCCACCGACGTCGCCACCAGCGCCGTTCCCACGAACAGCGCGCTGACGTTCTCCTGCCCCTGCCACAACCCGAAGCCGAAGCCCAGCGCCAGCGGGAACACGATGCCCAGCACCGCCACGAGCAGCGCCTCCTTCCCCACCGACAGCAGATCCCGGAAGCGGGTCTCCAGCCCCACCATGAACAGCAGGAACACCGCCCCCAGTTCCGCGAGGCTGAGCAGGAACTCGTCCGGACGCACCAGATTCAGCACGCTCGGCCCGATCAGGATCCCGGCCAGCACCTGCCCCACCACCGCCGGAACCCCCAGCTTCGAGGCCACCGTGCCGAACACCGCCGCGGCCAGCACCACCCAGAACAGACCAAACAGCAGATCCGCCGTTCCCGCCGAACTCGCCGCCAGCGCGCCGCCCGACAGCAGCACGCCCAGCGGCAGCGCCGCACGCCAACCCGATCCCTTGAACACCACCATCACCTCCACACCTGAAAGAGCGAAAAGCAAAAGGCATGGAGTCAGGCCAACTTGACCTGACTCCACCCCGGCGGCCTATGGGAACCGCACCCCGCCGCACCGAAGCGACGAACTTGCTCTCCATCCTAAAGGAGCAGGCCCCGCCTTGATCAGAATCTTAATGTCAGGTGAACAGCGGGGGGGGTGCCCAGGGTGCGCCACATGAGAGACCGGGGCCACCCTACAGTGAGCCTCGTGAAACTTGCCACTCCCCTCCTGCTCCTGACCGCCACCCTCATGACCGCCTGTGGCGGGGGCAAGACCGCGAACACCCCCGACACCACCGGCCCGCAACTCACCCTGACCCAGAGCGCGCCTCTGGAAGACGGCACCGTTACCCTGACCGCCGCCGCCACCGACGACAGCGGAATCAGCAAAGTCGAGTTCTACCAGAACGGTACCCTGCTCGGCACAGACACCACCGCCCCCTACACGTATCCGGTCGATCTGGTCAACGACAGCCGAAGCGGATACACCGCCAAGGCGTACGACACCAAGGGCAACGCCACCGTCACCGCCACGTTCAACGTCACTACCAAGTACCAGGGGGGCTGGTACTGGGTGGCGACGGATGGCAGCGGCGGCGTCATCGCAGACGGCATTTCCACCTTCATCACAGAGGTGCCGGTCAATGGACAGCAGGTGGCCGGGGGCATCTACTCGGATACCGATCAGACCCGCCTGGGCATCAGTCTGATGGGGCCGATCTTCAGCACCACGACCCTCGAAACCGCCTTCACAGTCAGCACCGACAACGCGGATCTGTACCTCGCCGCGCAGGATGATGACGGGACCATCGGTACCTACGAGGGCCGCCCCGTCTTCGAAGGACGAGGTGCCATTCTCGACACCGCGACGTCCAGCAGCATTCCCGTCTACTTCGGCATGCTTCAGATCAACACAGATGTAGACGCGACGGTCAACACGCAGACCCAGACCACTCTGCGGGCCATGCTGAAAGGCAGCCTGAGTGCTCAGCGCCTGAACCGCCCTGCCCGAGTGGGAGTGGCCCTACCCAGCACCCTGAACGTCAAGCTGCCCGACCTCAGCCGCTTCAAGCTGCCCCAGTAACCTTCACGGAAGCAGGGCGCCCCCTTCCCGGCGGGCGCCCTGCTTCTATCCTGCTCGGGTCAGTCGGCGGCCTGGTCCGCGCCGTACACTTCGATGATCCCGGCGGCGCCCATGCCCCCGCCGATGCACATGGTGATCAGGGCCTTCCCGCCGCCACGGCGCTGCAGTTCGTAGATGGCGGTCGTGGCGAGTTTCGCGCCGCTGCACCCCAGGGGGTGGCCCAGGGCGATGGCGCCGCCGTTGACGTTCATGATGTCCTGGTTCAGGCCCAGTTCGCGCGCCACGGCGAGGGACTGCGCGGCGAACGCCTCGTTCAGCTCGATCAGGTCGATGTCGTCGAGGGTCAGGCCGGTCTGCGCGAGCACCTTCGGCACAGCCTTCACAGGGCCGATGCCCATCAGTTCGGGCTCCACGCCTGCCACGGCGAAGCCGAGGAACTTCGCCAGCGGTTTCACGCCGAGTTCCTGCGCCTTCTCGCCGCTCATGATGAGCACGGCGGCCGCGCCGTCACTGAAGGGGCTGCTGTTCGCGGCGCTGACGGACCCGGTCGCCTTGAACGCGGGGCGGACCTTCGCCATGTCCGCGAGGTTCGCGTCCCGGCGGATCAGTTCGTCCTTGTCGAAGTTCACGGTCTCGGACTTCATCTTCGTGCCCTTCAGTTTGTCCACGCGGACGGGCACGGGCACGATCTCAGCGTCGAACTTCCCGGCGTCCTGCGCCGCTGCGGCGCGCTGGTGGCTGCGGAACGCGAACGCGTCCTGATCCTCGCGGCTGATGCCGTACTTCGCGGCGACGTTCTCGGCGGTCATGCCCATGCCGATGTACGCGCCGGGACGGGCGTCCACCAGTTCCGGGTTCGGGCTGGGGTTGTGGCCGCTCATGGGCACGAAGCTCATGCTCTCCACGCCACCGGCCAGCATCACGTCCGCCTGCCCGGTCTGAATGGCGGCCGCGGCCATCGCGATGGTCTGCAGGCCGCTGGAGCAGAAGCGGTTCACGGTCACGCCGCCCACACTGTCGGGCATCCCGGCGCGCAGCGCGGCCAGACGGGCCACGTTCAGCCCCTGCTCTGCCTCGGGAATCGCGCAGCCGAGGTACACGTCCTCGACCAGGGCGGCGTCCACACCGGCGCGCTTCACGGCCTCATTCAGCACCAGCGCCGCGAGGTCGTCGGGGCGGGTGTTCGCCAGGGTGCCTTTCACGCCACGACCAACGGGCGTCCGGACGGCAGAAACAATAAAGGCGTCACGCATCAGGGTTCTCTCCTTGCACCGTCGCTCTCGGACGGTTGAGGTTGAATGGGTCCAGTCAGGGACTGAACGAGGTTGAACTTGAGCCCGCTCATCCCGCCACCTCTGGCAGCACCCTGCCGATGAAGGTGTCGAGTTGGGCGTCGTACTGTTCGGGGTTGATGTTCCACACGCGGATGTGTTTGCCGCCTTCGACCCGGTGGTATTCGATGAGGTCGGGGCGGGCAGCGGCGAGCGCGTCGGCCTGACTGACCGGGATGGTGCGGTCGCGCGTGCCGTGCCACATGAGGATGGGGAGGTTGAAGCTGGGTGCGGCGCGGATCTGGTCGACGGTGTCGAAGTCCTGGCCGCTGCGGCGCGTCACGACCCACTGGGTGAAGGTGGCGACGTGCCGCGCGAGGAAGGGTGGGAGGCCGAAGCGTTGGCCCTGGGAGAGGATGGTGGCCCGCCAGTCCAGCGCGGGGCAGTCGAGCATGACGCCCGTGACGGGAATCGGGTACGGCTGGTGCCGGGCGCGCAGGGCGCTGAGGGCGATGTTGCCGCCCATGCTGAACCCGTACAGCACGGCCCGCCTGTACCCGGCCCCCTGCGCCCAGTGCAGCGCGCTGATGACGTCCTCGGCTTCCTGGTCGCCCAGGGTCAGGTAGCCGCTCTCGCTTCGGGGGGCGCCGTGGGCGTTGCGGAACGTGACGAACAGGCTGGCCGCGCCGGTGCGCCGCAGCGCGGGCAGCATCCGCAGCGCCTGGGCGCGCTGTCCGCCGTGACCGTGGATGACGATCACGACGGCGTCCGCGCGGCCGGGGGCGTCGCCGCTGGGTGGAATGTGCCACGCGGGCATGTCCCCCAGCGGGGTGTGCACCTTCGTGTCCTCGAACTCGACGCCCAGCTGGGCGGGTGTGCCGTTGTACACGAAGGTGCTGGCCCAGGCGAGCGCGCCGTTGGGCAGCACGCCGCGTTCCTCCTGCACCGGGCGGCGCACGAGGGTGCCCACGACCTGCCGCTCACCCAGGACCGCGTGCCCCTTGTTCGGGAGCAGTGGCACGATGCCGATGGGGCCGCGCGACAGCGTCTCCGCACTGGCGGGCAGGTACACCTCGTTCCCCCGCCGACCCACCGGCACGAACACGCCCTTCACCCAGCGGGTCTTGCTGCGCAGGGTGATATCAGCTCCCACCAGCGCACCCGCCAGCACCACCCCGGCGTAGGCCAGGGCGGCCCAGCCGAGGGCGCGGCGTTTACGGACGTTCAGGAGTCGGTCGGTCAGGCGGGTCATGAGGTCATCCTGTCAGGCGGGGGCTTCAGTTGCGCAGGGGTTTGCCGGTCTTGAGCATGTGGTCGATGCGCTGCTGGGTGCCTTTCTTCCCGAGGAGGGTGAGGAAGGCTTCGCGTTCGAGGTCAAGGAGGTGCTGTTCGGACACTTTGGCGGTGCGGTTGTTGCCGGTGCCGCCGCTCAGGACCTTGGCAAGCTGTTCGGACACGACGAGGTCGTAGTCGGTGATGTAGCCGCCCTGGTGCATGCCGTGCAGGGCGCTTCTAATGGCGCCGATGGCGGCGTCACCCATGACGGGGATGTCCTGGCGGGGGGTGGGCTGCACGTAGCCGGGGGCCAGGGCGAGGACCTGACGCTTGGCGTCCTCAAGGATGTGGTTCTTGTTCATGGCGACGGTGTCGGTGTCGCGCAGGAAGCCGAGGTTGCGGGCTTCGAGGGCGCTGGTGCTCACCTTGGCGGTGCCGATGAGTTCGAAGGCGCGCTGCACGGCGGGCAGCAGGGTGGCGCCGAGGCGCTGGCTGGGCTGCTGCATGTCCGTGAAGCGCAGCAGCATTTCCTTGGTGCCGCCGCCGCCGGGGATCAGGCCCACGCCGACTTCCACAAGGCCCATGTACAGTTCGGCGCTGGCGACGACGTGGTCGGCGTGCAGGGTGAACTCGGCGCCGCCGCCGAGCGTCAGGCCGAAGGGGGCGGCGACGGTGGGGTGGGGGCTGAAGCGCAGCGACGTGGTGACCTGCTGGAACTGCTTGATCATGTCGTCGAGTTCGTCCCACTCGTCCGCCTGCGCCTGCGAGAGGATCAGGGGGAGGTTCGCGCCCGCGCTGAAGTTGTCGCCCTGGTTGCCGATGACGAGGCCCGCGTAGCCCATGTCCTGCACGAGCTTGTGGGCGTCCTGCACGGTGCGGAGCTGGTCCTCGCCGAGGGCGTTCATCTTGGCGTGCCATTCGGCGAGCAGCACGCCGTCGCCCAGGTCGATGACGCTGGCCCCGGCGCGTTTCTTGACGATCTTCGTGGCATCCTTCTTCAGGTCGGTCAGGATGAAGTACGGGGCCTCGTACGCGGTGGGCTGGCCCCCCGGGGTGACGATCTCGCCGCCCTGGTAGAAGGCGTCGCGGCCACTGGCCTTCATGGCGGCCAGCAGCGGGGGCAGGGTGCGGCCCTCGGCCTCGAGGTTGGCGATGACGGTCTGGACGCCCAGGGTGTCCATCGTCTCGAAGGGACCCTGTTCCCAGCCAAAGCCCCATTTCAGGGCGTTGTCGATGTCCTGGAGGCGGTTACTGACGTTGCCGGCCATCTTGGCGGCGTACCAGAAGCCGTCGTTCATGACGCCGCGCAGGAAGTCGCCTTCCTTACCTTCGGCGCCGTACAGGGCCTTCACGCGCTCAGCCAGGGCGCGGCCCTTGACGGCGTCCACAGCGGCGACCTTGACCTTGCCCTGGTCCTCGTACTCGAAGGTGTCGAGGTTCAGGTTCAGGATCTTGGTCTTGCCCTTCTCGTCCTTGGTCTTCTTGTAGAAGCCGCTGCCGGTCTTGTCGCCCAGCCACTTCTTCTCCTCGACCAGGGTGCGGAAGGCGGGCGTGAGGGTGAAGTCCTCGTCGTCCGGCGTGGCCTTCCCAAGGTCGTTGGACACGTGGTAGATGATGTCCAGGCCGGAGAGGTCGGCGGTGCGGAAGGTGGCGCTGCTGGCGCGGCCCAGGGCGGGGCCGGTGAGCTGGTCCACCTGCGCGGGGGTCAGCCCGGCCTTGACCATGTGGTCCATGGCGCGGACGATGCCGTACACGCCGATGCGGTTGGCGACGAAGCCGGGCACGTCGTTG encodes:
- a CDS encoding 3-hydroxyacyl-CoA dehydrogenase/enoyl-CoA hydratase family protein yields the protein MKIQKAAVIGAGVMGAAIAAQLANAGIPVMLLDIVLPDNPDRNFLAKQGVQRALKARPAAFMDPARAALIQVGNLEDDLKKLKDADWIIEAIIEKLDAKRDLWARVEAVAKKTAIISSNSSGIPMHLQIEGRGEDFQRRFVGAHFFNPPRYLHLLEVIPTPKTDPAIVKTFSEFAETTLGKGIVVANDVPGFVANRIGVYGIVRAMDHMVKAGLTPAQVDQLTGPALGRASSATFRTADLSGLDIIYHVSNDLGKATPDDEDFTLTPAFRTLVEEKKWLGDKTGSGFYKKTKDEKGKTKILNLNLDTFEYEDQGKVKVAAVDAVKGRALAERVKALYGAEGKEGDFLRGVMNDGFWYAAKMAGNVSNRLQDIDNALKWGFGWEQGPFETMDTLGVQTVIANLEAEGRTLPPLLAAMKASGRDAFYQGGEIVTPGGQPTAYEAPYFILTDLKKDATKIVKKRAGASVIDLGDGVLLAEWHAKMNALGEDQLRTVQDAHKLVQDMGYAGLVIGNQGDNFSAGANLPLILSQAQADEWDELDDMIKQFQQVTTSLRFSPHPTVAAPFGLTLGGGAEFTLHADHVVASAELYMGLVEVGVGLIPGGGGTKEMLLRFTDMQQPSQRLGATLLPAVQRAFELIGTAKVSTSALEARNLGFLRDTDTVAMNKNHILEDAKRQVLALAPGYVQPTPRQDIPVMGDAAIGAIRSALHGMHQGGYITDYDLVVSEQLAKVLSGGTGNNRTAKVSEQHLLDLEREAFLTLLGKKGTQQRIDHMLKTGKPLRN
- a CDS encoding cation:proton antiporter gives rise to the protein MVVFKGSGWRAALPLGVLLSGGALAASSAGTADLLFGLFWVVLAAAVFGTVASKLGVPAVVGQVLAGILIGPSVLNLVRPDEFLLSLAELGAVFLLFMVGLETRFRDLLSVGKEALLVAVLGIVFPLALGFGFGLWQGQENVSALFVGTALVATSVGITAKVLQEMGVLDARFAQVILGAAVIDDILGLTLLAVVSGLGAGESMSAGQVGLILGLSVGFVALVLAVGIPLIRRFQPRLRNLSLSRMFNVAIVVGLGVAALSTVAGLAPIIGAFLAGMVLAEVKDELEFESKVHALESFLAPVFFVVVGLQLDLSVLGNTTVIVAGLILTVLAVIGKVAGGLIGARSMGGRQSLLVGVGMVPRGEVGLIVASLGLAAGVIGKQVYAEVLLMVLLTTVLAPLVLRALAPRPERDVPAA
- a CDS encoding Ig-like domain-containing protein: MKLATPLLLLTATLMTACGGGKTANTPDTTGPQLTLTQSAPLEDGTVTLTAAATDDSGISKVEFYQNGTLLGTDTTAPYTYPVDLVNDSRSGYTAKAYDTKGNATVTATFNVTTKYQGGWYWVATDGSGGVIADGISTFITEVPVNGQQVAGGIYSDTDQTRLGISLMGPIFSTTTLETAFTVSTDNADLYLAAQDDDGTIGTYEGRPVFEGRGAILDTATSSSIPVYFGMLQINTDVDATVNTQTQTTLRAMLKGSLSAQRLNRPARVGVALPSTLNVKLPDLSRFKLPQ
- a CDS encoding 23S rRNA (cytosine(2499)-C(5))-methyltransferase, with the translated sequence MPDAPAAPTRARLRLRVSPAAEAHVRAGHPWVYESSLRAQNRDGDAGELAVIYDRRDRFLAIGLFDPDSPLRVRVLHQGTPATLDDAWWAGRLDEALLRRAPLFGPDTDGYRVVNGESDGFPGLVVDRYASTLVVKLYTAAWFPHLERILGLLAERFPDFALVLRLSRNIQTRAREDGLFDGQLLAGSVGSGTVVFHETGLAFEAEVLRGQKTGFFLDQRDNRRRVEKYARGRRILNAFSFSGGFSLYAARGGAAHVVSLDISAHALDSAERNYALNPKLSAPHETVQADVFEWLAETDRDFDLVILDPPSLARRETERAGAIRAYGKLAADGIRRLAPGGILLSASCSAHVSAEEFWDAVRGAATRSGRTWRELHTSQHAPDHHATFPEAQYLKAIFIQFD
- a CDS encoding thiolase family protein, with the protein product MRDAFIVSAVRTPVGRGVKGTLANTRPDDLAALVLNEAVKRAGVDAALVEDVYLGCAIPEAEQGLNVARLAALRAGMPDSVGGVTVNRFCSSGLQTIAMAAAAIQTGQADVMLAGGVESMSFVPMSGHNPSPNPELVDARPGAYIGMGMTAENVAAKYGISREDQDAFAFRSHQRAAAAQDAGKFDAEIVPVPVRVDKLKGTKMKSETVNFDKDELIRRDANLADMAKVRPAFKATGSVSAANSSPFSDGAAAVLIMSGEKAQELGVKPLAKFLGFAVAGVEPELMGIGPVKAVPKVLAQTGLTLDDIDLIELNEAFAAQSLAVARELGLNQDIMNVNGGAIALGHPLGCSGAKLATTAIYELQRRGGGKALITMCIGGGMGAAGIIEVYGADQAAD
- a CDS encoding alpha/beta hydrolase family protein; its protein translation is MTRLTDRLLNVRKRRALGWAALAYAGVVLAGALVGADITLRSKTRWVKGVFVPVGRRGNEVYLPASAETLSRGPIGIVPLLPNKGHAVLGERQVVGTLVRRPVQEERGVLPNGALAWASTFVYNGTPAQLGVEFEDTKVHTPLGDMPAWHIPPSGDAPGRADAVVIVIHGHGGQRAQALRMLPALRRTGAASLFVTFRNAHGAPRSESGYLTLGDQEAEDVISALHWAQGAGYRRAVLYGFSMGGNIALSALRARHQPYPIPVTGVMLDCPALDWRATILSQGQRFGLPPFLARHVATFTQWVVTRRSGQDFDTVDQIRAAPSFNLPILMWHGTRDRTIPVSQADALAAARPDLIEYHRVEGGKHIRVWNINPEQYDAQLDTFIGRVLPEVAG